The Rattus norvegicus strain BN/NHsdMcwi chromosome 2, GRCr8, whole genome shotgun sequence nucleotide sequence aagtaaccCACTTGCAAAAAGAAAGTTGCATCCCATTAACATTCATGAGAACTGAAGAGGTGAAGCCCTACACGTCAAGGACGGAATATATCCTTTGTCTCCCGATGAGAAAATGTCTCCGTGATAAATGGTTACGGACAGCGGTGTCATAGGGGCAAGAGTGCACAGAACAGCTTGGGCAAACTTTTTTCCCAGTTGTCTTTGCCTGGAGTTTACAGCATTGTCCAGCACAGTGCCTAGCCTTTCACACAGGCACCTATTGCAATGTAAGTAAAAACCCCAGTCCTGGTAGACGTACTTTCCAGAACGAACCGACCAAggaaccaacaaaacaaacaaacaaacaaaacccattgGAAAAGGTTTGGAACAGCGTTCCAGTAAAGTGCGGAACATCCGGAGTTCAAGCAGTGTTGACTTAAATGGGTAAGCATTTAGTCAAGTGTAGTGTCCCTAGTCAACACAAATCACCAGGCGCACTGTTAAAATGCCATACATCATTTGCATAAATACCCTACCCCTTCAGCAAATTTCTAATATAAATTAAGTCGGAAGACATGAGGTATTTATTTCACTGACATCAGATAGTGCAACACTAACTACCAAAGACGTCCTGTTGATTTTCAAATCCAACTAGGTTACAAGTCGTTGGTAACCTTGTTGCCTTTGGTGTGCAGCTCTAGGACAAACCCTTCCCTGGCTTGGCTTTAAGTGACTCACTCTGCTCACGTAAGGACCCAAGGTCTGCCTTCATGCTGCTCTAGGGCTCACAGTTTGATTTCCTAAAGCACAGACGTAAACCCAGTGCTTTTGCTTTCCTCTGCCCCACCAAGATGAAAATTACAGACACGGGGCATGAAGAAATGCACAGCGGCCCTCCATTGGCTCCTCCCCATGCATGTCCTCCGCTCCGTACGTTTCTTAGCCCCCTTGCACAATCAGCAGCGGTCCAACTCGGCTCGGCTGCCCCGGAGGGGGCGGGGCTAGAGGCAGGGCTGACTAAAGGTCCCGCCCCCGTCGCATCGGTGCGCCTGCGTGCTGGCGTGGGCCTGCGGTTGGCCGCCAGATTCTGGGTTCCCCGCCCCTGCCCGCGCCCTCGCACCTCCGCCTACTCTACGCGATGACGCACCGCAGGTTTGCGGACGTGGCGGCGGCTGTCGGTGCGGAAGGCGGGGACGGCGGCGACAGCGGCGAAGGCGGCGACAGTGGCAGAAGCGGACCCAGACATCCGAGGACCGGGAGTCGGTCATGAACTTCCCCGGGGCCGCGGCTGTGGTGGCGTACATAACCGTGTCGCCGCGCCCCTGCTAGAAGACAGGTGACAGTGGctggggggcggggcggggcacgACGTCGAACGGGGGTCACCGTGGGGCGCCGTCCCTGGTTCGGGGAGGACTCTAACCTCCCGGTTCTGGGCAGCTCTTTCCGGGCCACTCTGTCCCCGTAGCATCTGCTCCGAAGCGTCCCCATCTGATGCTGCAACTTATAAAACAGAGATGTAATTTTTGCGGGGGACGTccggaggaaaaggaaaaatgaaaataaaaataaaagcgaGTGGAGTAGAACAAGGAGGAAGTTTCGTTGATGCTTTGGTTTAAAATTGACCCTGGTGAATTGGATCGGGGTAATTCTGTCCTAAGTGCTGAACTGGCTTGTGCCCTGTGAGTCTTCTGTTAACTCCCTGCCTAAGGTCAAGACCAAATACCCAGCAGCAATTACTATGTAGCACCTAAGGGTTTAGGGAGTTACTTTCCGGTCTAGACCGGGTGGATGAAAACACACTCACTGTATCCATCGATGAGCACTTTCAGGACATTTGTCAGCGGTGCTGTATGCAACATGTTCTAGTTTTCTGAAGCCATAGATCCCAGAGAGAATTcagggaggaaaagagaattGAGGCTGGTGACTGGTATATTGTGTACTCTAATCTGTGGTAGTTTGTACATGTCAGTACCTGCCTGGGCCAAAGTGTAGCTTGGCACTTGGATTACAGATGAACACAGCCAATTCTTAGTGAGTCAAACATGAGTGTCCAGATTGTTTATTCTGCTTTTCTTTCGTTTTAGAGGAATAGAATGAGATGCAGGAAAATGTCTGGATTCCTAGTTAAGACTCTGGCGACGAAAAGACTGGTATATAAATAGTGTTTCCAATAGCTTCTAGGTATTCTTGAGTAAATTTCAGATACCTGTACTAAGAATGCAAGGGAGAGCGCTTTAGAGGGACAGCATACGTAAGGCAACATAACCCCCTATATGCATTGCTTTCTATGGAATCCTTTCTGCTCATGGACGGCTTGTGAGGATCCGAAACGGATACTTGCAGAGGCTGTACGTGTATTTATGCAGCTTGCTACTGGTTCCACAACACTGACAGATACCCTCTCCATTGAAGATGTGGGgttctttgttttgctgttttgttttgtttttagaaaagacCTAGGTAACAAAGTGGAAACAGGTATGTAGGAAACAGGTATGACTAAACGGATACTGAGATGTGAAATGTGGGCTTTCTTTAGCTTGGGTCTGTTAAATTAGGAGTGGGTTTTGGCAGTAAGTAATGTAGCACCCGTGGGAGCAGCTGAAACAAGCGACTAGTGCATAGCTACTAGTAAATCAGCTAAGTGGAGATTGTTACCTTTTAAAGCAGTATAGTTCTGCCGTAAAGCAAGGTCAGAAACTGGATTTTAAGGCTTGGagttaatgaaatgaaatagttTTGAAACTTAGGTATGTTTTCACATAGAGACTCTCATCTTTGTCGTCTGAGTTTTGGGGTTGTGATTGTTTCCTGCCAACCTCCCATTggttgttttcttattttgtttctaGTTGTTTTCCGTTTATCCTTCTAGACGTCATTTTGCACTCAAGGGTCCATGGCATAACTTTTCAATAGTTTCTTCCTCCCCGGGGCACTGCTTTCTTTCCCTTGTTGCTGGAAGATTTTATCTTCAATGAGATAACACACTTGTgtgtttaatatttgtttttgctGTCTTAGAGGGATCCATTGTAATtgccctagtttgctttctgttgctgtgatgaaaaccataactaaaagcaactcttttaaggacaacatttaattggggctggcttacaggttcaaaggttcagtccattatcatcaaggaggagctgagagttctgtatctttgtctgaaagctgctagcagaagactggcttccaggcagctaggaagagggtcttaaagcccataccacggtcacacacccactccaacaaggccacaccttctaatactgccactccctgggcggagcatatgcaaaccatcatactGGGTTTCTTTGGCTTATACATCCCCATTCATccttgagggaagccaaggcaggcactcagagaagatggctgaaggatgctgcttactggctggcttTCTGTAGCTTGCTCAGGCTGcttttttatacaacccaggaccatcagccttCAGGTGACATCTCCACACACAGTGGCTTGGGCTCTTCCATATCTGTCattgatcaagaaaatgcctctacCCCATTCCCCACCCTGCCCAGATTTGTCCACAGGCTAGTCTGATGGAGGCATCCTCACCCAACAGATTTCAGGGGACGCTCCCTGCTCTATAGAAACATAACGCTTCCATTGCAAAACAAAGAGGTGGGGCATTTCTCTACTGTCATTTCTCAGCATTTAAATATCAAACCAGTGTATTTTTTATAGTATTATATAacagtgttttatttaaaaatattaagggGCTGGAAAATGAGTTAGCGTACAAAGGTTCTTGCTGCCAGCACTGGTGAACTGAAGTCcatcttcagaacccacatggctaAGGGGGAGAATAGAGCATCTGGAGTTGTTCTCTGACATCTGTTCTACTGTAACAGTGGACACTGTAAGCAAAGGTTTAAAGATATCTGACGTGGGTTTCATAAGAAATGGTTAAATACATTTGGCTTGAGATTTTGGACAGTTTCTGAAATGGTCAAACCCATAGGACATCGTGTGCTAGCACCGAAGTGAAACTGCTTGCTTAGCACTGGAGTCATTCGTGGTAACTCTGAAAGTGCGGCTGGTTCTCTGCATGCTGCGGACAACCAAATGCCCAGCCAAGGTTCTGTCTTCCTACAGCATTCTTACGTCATgaatttggaggccagaggacagcatggagatacagggatgaactaaggcttggcagcaagcactatTAACCACTGAGCGGTTCCGTGTGCAAGGCTGATCGAGttggagatagagaaagaaacaagCACACTGTCTCAGTGTTCAGATTTACTTTTGTCTTTAGTAAATGGTAAAATTATGTGCCAAGTAATGTGTTTAAAATGAAGTTCTTCCTGATTTATCCTCTGTAAACGTTGGCATTGTACACCTGCCGTATATACCAGTAACCTGGGGTTGTACAAGTGTCCAGATGAACAGGAGTCCCATTGGAGAGTGCCAGCCCTGCATTAGCTGACCTCTTCCCATGCTGCTGTCCCCACTGTCTGCTGCACTTCAACAACTGCAGAACCCGAACCTAAATTTGTATAGAACTAAAGCAATATCGGGAAAAGTAGTGTCTAGTATGCGAGATGCATGTAAATCATGGAAATGGATCAGCCGCATTTCAaggttctctcttttctttccccagatataacatcatggcaggaaggaATCAGAACCGGACTGCTTCCCTCGCAGGAATTCAGGCCAGTGGCCATGTGCACACCTTTGGGAATTGTACAGACAATGACATGTTGGAAGAAGATGCTGAAGTCTACGAACTTCGGTccaggggaaaggagaaggttCGGAGAAGCACATCGAGAGACAGACTTGATGACATCGTTATATTAACGAAAGATATACAGGAAGGAGATACTCTGAACGCAGTAGCCCTTCAGTACTGTTGTACGGTaggttttcatttaatttattttgattaaaaCAGCCCAGAATAACCGATTTGTTCATCAGACCAACCAGAATGGAAGTGACCTCTGTGTCCTCTTACCTCTCCCTTTCTGTGCTTTGCTAGTTTTTCATTTTGCACAGAGCTCTCCTATGCCTGCGGTGACCTTTGTCACATTTTAAGGGAGTGCTTGAATTACTCTCAGTTCAGCCTGTCACTTGGGTGTTTGTACGTTCTTTTTGTGCTTGTATATGTCTCAATCTATACAGAGACATATTTAGAGGTTGATAAAGAATTGATGTAGTTCTTAATACTGTTATACAGTGTGTACATTCTGCAATTGCGTTTTTCATATTGTGGATACCCCTAGATAGCcaaggctggaagagggcatcggttCCCCTGCAGCTAGACTTACAAGCTCTGTAAGCTGCCTGGTCAGGTGCTTGGGACCAAACCCCTGCCCTGTGAAAGAGCAGCACGTGCTTTAACCCGAGCCCCTGCAACcctcttttatttttaccatatagTGTGAAATTCTGTATCATTCTTTTCCTGTTTAATATTTCCATCTATAAGAGTTttcataatgtaaaatattttctacttGAAACTGGTGACCTGTTTATACTACTGTTCAGTAAGAACACACATTTTCATACGTTTGCTATATAaatgtctatatgtatatatgtttaaataagattaaaaaaaaacaacttcctATGGCCATGCTATTCTATGTAATATTTTTTCAGGTTAAACTATGGTAGTTATTTATAGTATGTTAAAATAGACTATAACTTTAGCTTTAAAGGTTAATTGTGTCCTCTATCGGCGTGTTTTTGATGAGGTAAAGCGATGAGTGCTAGGTTTTCATTCCTCAGCTTCCTTCTGTATGGCGGCGTCATCATCCCGGGCCCACTAAGAACTGAAACAGGAATGCTGACACTGATGAGCTTAGGAGGAGGAGGTGCGGGGGAGGGGGTTGGTCGCTTGTAAATGTGTCTTCCATTCTCCTCATGTTGTCTGTGaggctcactgcctctgtctgttAACCTCGGCcactcctggaagcttctagcctccctacaatctaatctaggcctagaaagttttcagcctctgagacttgctgctgactAAACTCACCCTTGTTCTTTCTGAACCCCGGCTGGCTGGCTCCACCTCCCCTACAGCTGCCTTACCTACCCTGTCTggcctttctctctgcctctgaattgctctgctcGGCCTGAAATTAACTAGCAGTCTTTTCTAATCTCTGGCTCCTCCTCTCGCTTGTCCCATCTTTCCCTGTGTCTAGCCTGTTCCCCTCAGTCTGTCTCTCTAACTCTCCCAGTAAacgtgtttctgtttttctttgtacATCGTACAAACATGTGAATATTAACTACTCTTACTACTATCTAGGCGATAATACAGAGTTGTTGGTGATTGATTCCTAACACTAGATGAATTGAGTGTTTACAATTCTCATATAGGAAACTTACTTCTGTGTGTGGTAACTAACAGCACTGATGGTAAGAATATAATTGAACTGTTTCTCTCCAAAGTAAGGAAATGAATGAAGGTCTAGTTTTAGACTTCCCTTCAatgttgcatttttcttttttgcaggtAGCAGATATCAAAAGAGTTAACAATCTCATCAGTGATCAAGACTTTTTTGCGCTTAGGTCTATCAAAATACCAGTTAAAAGGTTTAGTTCTTTGACTGAAACTCTTCATCCTCTGAAAGGAAGACAAGTTTTGCATCCTCCACCTGTTCCGTATTTCCAAGAGCAAGACACTGTGCCAGCTAACGACTCTCCTTCTTCCAGCGAGTCAGCCGGCAGTTTCCTGAAAGAGGTGGATCGCGACATAGAGCAAATAGTCAAGTGTACAGACACCAAGAAGGAGAACCTGAATGAAGTAGTGTCCGCCTTAACAGCACAACAGGTCCGATTTGAGCCTGATAACAAAAGCGTTCACCGAAAGGATCCATATTACGGCGCAGACTGGGGGATGGGTTGGTGGACAGCTGTCGTGATAATGTTGATAGTGGGCATAATAACCCCAGTGttttatttgctgtattatgaGATTTTAGCTAAAGTGGATGTTAGCCACCATTCCACAGTGGACTCTTCGCACTTACATCCAGGACTCACACCTCCATCACACCACAGAGAGATGGGAAATGCAATTGGTCCAACAAAAGGAATACCTGTTGGCCAACAGGATGACCACAGACTCTATAGGCAAGACCCTCAGGCACGCGACTGATGCTCCACACAAAATGTAacggtgaggggttggggatttagctcagtggtagagcacttcggtccccagctccgaagaaaaagaaaaaagaaaaaaaaatgtagcggTGAGCTGCGATCAGTGTTATTGGTCATGTGTGCATATGGAATACGGTGACTCACATATTGACAACTGCTTCAAAATCAGAATCCAGGAACATCGAAGTGGTTTGTTTTTACCTTTCTAAAAACTCCTGAGCTTTTTACAAATGGATTGTCTATAACACCTGTATTTGCTATTGAGACTTCTCAGTCCATCTGCTGTATCAGTTCTTAAAGCAGAAGTTAATTTAATgtatgtctgggaattctgactTACAAGATGCTGTCATTTTTCTTATTCAAGATTAGCTatgtttaaattttatcttttaaaagattattttttaatttaaggttGTTCATGTCAAGGATTCCAAATGCTTACAACTGAAGAAAAATTGATACCATAGCTACTACCAAAATACTAAGTGTAAaagttttaattataaaattattcctAATACCAAGTACGAAACACTCAAATTTGAAACTTTAAAAACATGTCCAGTATATGCACTATGAAAGCAAGTGTAGAAACAGATATGGAAACATAGTTTGTAATTTGTGTAATAGAGGCTAAGAAATAGATGAAGTATTTTAAGATCCCAAAATAATTTCTTTGGGTTGGAAACTTCCCATATGATCACAAGGACACTGAAATAGGTCAAGACCTATTCCTTAAAAAAGGAATCCTTTATGACTAGCTCTTCAACCTCACTTccacttcttatttttaaaaagacttatgtTTGATATTTGAAGACACTTTTGTAGTTCTTTGATGAAGTATTATACAGAAAAACATTCAGCAAATTCCTCTTTACATACTATGACTGATTATTGCTGTTCTAAATAGTAAATAACATGCCTTACTTAACACTTAATGCCTTACAATGCTACTTTATATAAGTTCATGTATACTTCACAAAGTTAAAACACTGTGTCAGATTTTACTGAATAGGCCATCATTTCACAGGCTATGTAAATTTGTCTGTCTTCACTTTTAAGCATAAGTTAATGGAGTAAAAACAGATTTGTACAACCTGCCTCTGAAGTCTTGCAGAAGGAAATGATTCATTAAGCAAAAATGAGGAAGCAGTACTTTGATATTAGGAGGAGGCAGACTGCTTTGTTTGGTGATCTATTGACCTCTGTCCAGTTTAGATCACCTCACCTAATCCGCACCATCGAATTGAGAAACACGCCAAAGGTGTGTGGCTCGGTCAGAAGGGCTTAATAGTGGCATTTTCTACATCTAATGTGGGACAACCAATTTGGCTAACaagtttgtgttttaaaattataccTATAGGGAGTGGAGCCTGGATTACATGGTTTTTGTATAATAAAGTGCATATCTTAAAATATCTTACATTACCTCATTTTTTGGACATTATTTCCTAAATCAATGTTTCAGCTTTTTAGACATTTTGTATAACAAATTCCAATCCTGAT carries:
- the Lysmd3 gene encoding lysM and putative peptidoglycan-binding domain-containing protein 3, which gives rise to MAGRNQNRTASLAGIQASGHVHTFGNCTDNDMLEEDAEVYELRSRGKEKVRRSTSRDRLDDIVILTKDIQEGDTLNAVALQYCCTVADIKRVNNLISDQDFFALRSIKIPVKRFSSLTETLHPLKGRQVLHPPPVPYFQEQDTVPANDSPSSSESAGSFLKEVDRDIEQIVKCTDTKKENLNEVVSALTAQQVRFEPDNKSVHRKDPYYGADWGMGWWTAVVIMLIVGIITPVFYLLYYEILAKVDVSHHSTVDSSHLHPGLTPPSHHREMGNAIGPTKGIPVGQQDDHRLYRQDPQARD